The window GATAAAAACTCTGAACGGATTCGTCAAACGGAAGCCTCTTTTACATCTGAAGTAGATATTCAACTGATAGCGATGACATTGAATGGCATGTTAGGTTGCAAACTTAATCAAGAAATCCAGCAAGGATTACAACAAGTACAGCAGAGAATGTCACGACAGTATTCGTTTACCCTCCATTCTCTCAAGGGTGTGATTGAATGGCACAAAGGCGATCGCCTCTACATCGGAATTTGGGAGTCTGGCTTACACTAAGCTGATCATGGGGAATGGGGATCGGGAATGAGCAATGAATGGTGGGAAAATCAAAAGTCTAAAAAGAATTTTTCGGATAGGCTCTTAAACTGGCTGAATAAACTCTTAGCGATAGAGTAATTTATGATAAGCCCCTTGATTCCTGCATGTTCTTAATTATGCGTTTAATCCAGCGGAAAGAAGTCTGGTTACCAACAATCCAGGGATGGTTATTCATCCTGGTGTTTACCCTGACTTTAATCCTGTTTGTAGCCAATCACATCCATAGTTTCTTGGCTCCCAATTTTCCCATTAAGGCTGATGTTTTAGTTGTAGAAGGCTGGATGGAAGACTATGCCATTAAAAGTGCCATGCAGGAATTTAAACGAGGAGGATATCAAAAATTGATTACTACAGGAACTCTTTTGGAACAAGGACACTATCTGTCCCAATATAAGACGACTGCCGAAGTTTCGGCTGCCACATTGATTGCACTAGGATTCCCTCCCGATCAACTCGTTGCTGTTCCAGCACCTAATGTGGTCAGAAATCGTACCGCCGCTTCTGCCGTTGCCCTGCGTGAATGGATCAGTCAGTCAAATTTAAAGATAAAATCCATGAATCTTTGTTCGAGTGATGTTCATGCCCGCAGGAGTTGGCTAATGTTCAAGCAAGCCCTTGCTCCCAAAATTCAAGTCGGCGTGATTAGCATAGACTCAGATAGTTACAATCCAAAACAATGGTGGATATATAGTGCAGGAGTGCGGTCTATTATTTCTGAAACCATTGCTTATCTCTATGCCCGTTTTGTCAGTTGGAACGCTTGAAAGAAGAGACGGCTTTAGGCACAGTTAAAAAGATGGCTGTAGCGGCTGGTGCATCAAGAGGGAGATATTAAGTGGAAGAACGTACCTACTGGCTAGCTTGGGCACAGGTTAAAGGTGTGGGGCCTGTGTTGCTCCGGCGTCTACAACAACATTTTGGTACACTGGCAGAGGCTTGGAGCGCGAATGCTACCCAGTTGCAACAAGTAGAAGGTTTTGGCTATCAGTTGGCTGGGACGGTGGTGACGGCGCGATCGCAAATTAATCCAGAACAGCTCTTAGAACAGCATACCGCCAAAAATCCCCAGTTCTGGACACCGGCTGATGCCGACTATCCCCGCTTACTGCTAGAGATTCCCAGCGCACCCCCAGTTTTGTACTATCGAGGGCAGGTGCAATCCCAGGAAAATCAGGGAATCAAGCCGATGGTAGGCATTGTTGGCACTCGCGAACCGACAGAGTACGGTAAACGCTGGACACGGAAAATGAGTACCGCTTTGGCTCGGCATGGTTTTACCGTTGTCTCTGGCATGGCAGCCGGCATTGATACAGAAGCGCACGGCGGCTGTTTGCAGGCGGGTGGACGGACATGGGCTATTTTGGGAACCGGTGTTGATATGATTTATCCCCCACGCAACCGGAATCTTTACGAACAAATTCAGCAGCAGGGATTAGTGTTAAGTGAATATCCCGCCGGAACTCAGCCCAATCGCGCTCACTTTCCCCAGCGCAATCGCATTATTGCAGGTTTGTGTCGCGCTGTTCTGGTGATGGAAGCCCCTACTAAGTCCGGGGCGCTGATTACGGCGTATCAAGCGAATGAGTTTTGCCGGGATGTTTATGTGTTGCCGGGACGACTGGATGATGAGCAGTCCAAAGGGTGCTTGGGGCTGTTGAGCCGAGGTGCTCATGTGATTTTAAATGAAGGTCATTTGTTGGAAATGTTGGGAGCCATCCCAGAACTTGACTCTCCCACGCAGTTACCTCTGTTTGCCCAAGAGCTATCTCAACCTGCCCCTCAGTTGGAGCCAGAATTGGCTAAGGTGTTGCAAACGTTAACACCTGAACCGGCTCCTTTTGATTCAATTGTGCAGCAAGCCGGTTTGGAGGCGGGTTCGGTTTCAAGCGCCCTGTTGCAATTAGAACTGATGGGATTGGCGTCTCAGTTACCAGGGATGCGCTATCGACGGAGTTGAAACGATAGCCGTTCTCGGTTGTATAGCTCTGACAACGGTATTTAGCTCCCTCCCCTTGCTAACCGGAGCTTTAGTGAGGAGAGGGCTGGGGTGGGGTAACCGTGAGTTGCGGCAAGATCTGAGATCAACGACCTGGGGAGAAGGCACGACATGTCGTGCCCCTACCAGAACCTATAAAAATTAGGCGCTTCCGTTCTTAGCGTCCCAGCCGCCGCAACCACCGCCAAACTTTCAACGCGAACTCTTCCAACCACAGCATGGAGCGGTCTAACCACCCTAACAGTCGTTCTAAGGGGTGCTTGACGTATCCGGTGGGAGTTGCCTTGGTTTCAATCCAATCCGGCGAGGGTTCGATCCCAGTATCTTGAGCAGGGGTAGAAGGATTTGTGATACTCGTACTCTTTCCTTTAATCGGCGATACACCCTTGGGACGGCGGGAAGTCACGTCAACAGAAGAGGGCGTTTTAGGTTGTTTGGTCGGAGTACTGCCTTTGTCTTGTGTTGGAGTTGCCAAAGGCGGTGTCTTTTGAGCGGCTGTCAGTTTGCCAGCCTGGGGCACCGAAGCATCAGGTTCGACAGTCGGCCTTTTCCTACCCGGTGCAGAACGATTGCCGAGAGCTGACTTAGGACTCAAAAAGCGCTTGAGGTTATCCCAAACGGAATTTCTAGGTTTGATGGGCATCTGACTATTGAACCCCTCAGGTAGTTGACTTTGGGATTTGGGATTTGGGATTCGGGACTCTACTCCTTGACTAATATTGGTATTCTGTGATATGGAGTCAGAGGATTCTGGCTGACCAAATAGATCACCCCAAGATAACCAGGGATCGGATTCATCAGTATCAGGGAACTCCGAATTGGCACGACGCTGCGCTGGAGATAAGGAGGGAGAATTACGCCCAGAGAGTGGACGGGATTCGCGTTGCGGGTTCCCCGAAAGTCGTGTTCGCTCCTGAGCATCCGTCCCCGATAAATCAGAGCCACGTCTGCCAAAAAAGTATTCGATCGCTGCGTAAATTAACGCTTGAATCTGAAATGAATGTGTTTGAGATGTCTCGGTTGCTGAGGTTTCGTCTTCAGGGGTGATGGATTGTGGTTGTTCCTGTTTGCTGAGTTTTTGAGAGCGATCGCGAAGCGTGAGGATACTCTCAGAAACGTTAGCCAAGGAGGAATTCCAGCGATCTTGTAAGGAATCTCGGAGTTGGACTAAACCTTCCGTGCCGGGTACAAGCTGGTGAGATTCCAGTTCTGCGATCGTGCGATCTAAGGAAGCTAAGGCTTTTGGGGGTACTCGCTGGTTTGCGATCGCTGGGTTATTCAACCCTGGCAGTTGACGCCTGGGTTTTCGCGCTAGGCGAGTGGGTAAAATTTGGCTGGAATCGAGAGTATCCTCGCCAATCAAGGTAGATTCTTGGAAAAGATTGGCTGCGATCGCCACTGGACTGGTTTGCACCCATGCCATTACCTTCCAAAACAGCCTCACTGGCAACAAAACACGCGGCTGATCCAAGCTAGAAAGCCGAGGTGCTGCATTTTTGAGCTTAGATGCTTGGACTAAACGCCGTTGACGCCATAAATTAGCCACTTCCCAGCTCATCTTAGAGGCGAGTTTCTGCTGCTGCTGGGGTGTCAAAATATCCAGAATTTGATTTTCGATGGTAACGAGTACCAAGGAACGTGTTTCCAAAAGACTCGCTACCCCCTGAATCTCATGACGGACTTCATTGGTTCGCGTTTGGGCAATCGTCTGCTCACTCCCAGTCTGCGGCGGCGCAAACTCCAACCGAGAGGGAGTCGTTAGTTGTCCGTTGTCAACCGTTTGCCCATCTGACACCTGACTATTGTCCTCTAGCCACAAATCGGGTTGTAACACCACTGAGCCAGATATTTCTGGAAAGGGCAGGGTTGTGACTTCACGGAGCACTCGTTGAATAGGGGTATCCGCTTCGGGTGGTGTCTCCTGGTGTTCTGGTTCTTTATGGGTAATTTCCTTTAATTTAGGCCATCCCGCTTCTGCCTCCGACGAGAGTTGACGACCTGCTGATAGACTAACTTGGGTCAACAGGTATGCCGGATAAAGCAGAATTTGCACTCCCCAGGTTGCTGCGACTTTAATCTGACGTACCGCGCGATCAACTCGACTGCTCAAGCGAACCGATTGTCGGTTAAGAAAATTGAAAAATCGACTTTGGTAGCGGCCTGGGGAATCGGAGGGCATGGTGGTTAGTTACTGAGTCAGCGAATAACTGGCAAACTGGAGAGCCATTAGACCTCTTGCATAAATTCTGGAATGCCCCCTAAATCCCCCAATTCTGGGTGAATTGGAATGCATTCTCCCCTCCGTTTCTAACGTCCCCCCTTAATAAGGGGGGATTAGGGGGGTGGGGGCTGGGCGGACGAAAATCGAATGAGAGCAAGAGATTGATTAACGTTAGAGCGCAAAAATCGGCAGCGGGAAATCGACAATAGTAAGTGCCCTGATTTTATCGAAAAAAATGACTGACCCTGCGACCTCGTCAGAGCGAGGGCACGAAATTAATCAAGCCATTACCCAGTTACGTGCCCTAACACAAGTGAATGTTCAGCTTCACTGGCGCTGCTGTCCTCAAGACCTTCCAGTCGCAATGGCTACTCATCCAGAGCAGTGGAACGACTGGTCAATGGCTGAACTCAACCCCAAAGAATACATTGTCTGGTCAGCAGGACGGCAGGTCATGTGGTTAGGTCAACTCTTCGTCATTCCCCAGACTTTGCAGGGGTATCCTTTAGCGGGATTAGCCTTGCGACTCGCGTTGACTTGGTGGGCAGAAGCTGCACAAATTTTCATTAATGGTCAGTTAGTGCAACAAGGAGATTTGTTTGATTCCTCCGCTAGAGTAATGCTGAGTGAGGCGGTTGTTCCAGGGGAAAAGATTTCGGTTGCCTTGCGACTGGTGAGTCCGGGGCATGATATTGGGGCATTAATGGGTTCGTGCTGTGTATATGAATCAATTGATTCTATTGAACCCGGTTTTGTGGCTGATGAATTAGCTGTATTACAGAACTATTTAGATGCTTTTGAGCCAGAGAAAATAGAGATTTTTGCCGCTGCTTTGGTTGAGATTAATTGGGAGGTAGTATCGCAGAAGCAAGAATTTGACGGCTCGCTCTCCACATTACGCCAAAATCTTCAATCCCAAATCCCAAATCCCAAATCTAAAATCCATTTATTGGGTCATGCTCACCTAGATTTGGCTTGGTTATGGCCTGTCAGTGAAACTTGGGAAGTCGCGCAACGAACGTTTGAATCAGTATTAAAGTTACAACAAGAATTTCCCGACTTAACCTTCTGCCATTCCACGCCCGCCCTTTATGCTTGGATTGAACAGCATCGGCCTGATTTATTTGCTGCTATTAAACAACAAATTGCCCAAGGTCGTTGGGAAGTTGTGGGTGGGATGTGGGTCGAGCCAGAATTAAACTTAATTAATGGTGAATCGATTGTCCGACAAATCCTCTACGCCCAGCGCTACGTTCAGGAAAAATTCGGTCAGTTAACCACCGTTGCCTGGGTACCGGATAGCTTCGGGTTCTGTTGGCAACTGCCGCAGATTTTGAAGCAGGGAGGAATTGAATACTTTGTGACCCAAAAGCTGCACTGGAATGATACTACCAAGTTTCCCTATGGTGTATTCTGGTGGCGATCGCCGGATGGTAGCCAAATCTTCAGCCTCATGTCTCCCCCCAATACTGTCGGTGTCATGGATACCAATCCCCTGACAATGGCATCCTACGCGATTAATTGGGAAACTCAGACTCATCTCAAAGATGCCTTCTGGCTTCCTGGTGTTGGCGATCATGGCGGTGGCCCGACCCGCGATATGTTACAGGTAGCAAAACGCTCTCTTGCATCTCCCTTCTTCCCCCGTCTGGAATTTACGACCGCTCATGCCTATTTGCAACAGATTAGGACTCAGCTAGAAACTGTAGGGGCAGGTTTAGCAGACAAACCTGTAGAAGACTCGATAACCTCTCCACAAAACCCGCCTGATTCAGCCGTCCAAGAAAGTATTTCCCCGTCCCCAGATCCGATTCCCGTTTGGAATGATGAACTCTATCTAGAATTCCATCGTGGTTGCTACACCACTCACGCCGACCAAAAGCGATGGAATCGTCGGTGTGAGGGGTTATTGTACCAAGCCGAACTCTTTGCCTCTCTGGCAACCCTCAGTACTAACACTGACTATCCTAAGACTGAGTTAGAAGACGCCTGGAAAAAGGTGTTATTTAACCAATTCCACGACATTCTGCCAGGGACATCGATTCCGGAAGTGTTTGTGGAGGCGAATACCGCTTGGCAGGAAGTGGAGCAAGTAGGGTTAAAAGTAGTGGAACAGTCGTTAAGAGGGATCGCATCCCAAATCGCCCTACCCCTACCCCCACAACCCAACGCCCAACCCATTATCGTCTTCAACCCTCTCAACTGGCAGCATTCCGAACTGGTTGCCGTTTCTCTGCCAGGGACTGGAGACTGGGGACAGCAACAAGTCAACCGTCAAAATTCCAATCCCCAATCCTCTGCTGAGTCAACAGAAGCATCATGGGAAATTTACGACCTTTCAGGGCAAAAGCTTCCCTCCCAGCTAACGGAAGAATCAACACTGTTGTTTCTGGCAAAAGATATTCCTTCCATCGGGTATCGTGTGTTTTGGCTTTGCCCAATTCCAATTCCCCATTCCCCATTCCCCATTCCCCATTCCCCAGACAATTTTGTTTTAGAGAACGAATGGCTGAGGGTTGTAGTTGACCCCAACACGGGCGACTTAAGCAGCGTCTTTGACAAAATCCAGCAGCGAGAAGTCCTCAGTGGTGCAGGAAATCAGTTGCAAGCTTTCCAAGATAGCGGTCAATATTGGGATGCCTGGAACATTGACCCCAACTATGCTCAGCACCCCTTACCCCCAACCCAGCTAAAATCCATTCAATGGATGGAACGAGGAGAGTTGCGATCGCGTTTGCGGGTTGTGCGCCAACTTGGACAATCTCAGTTTTGCCAGGATTATATCCTTGATACTGAATCACCCCTACTTAAAATTGCCACAACCGTAGACTGGCAGGAACGCCATGTCTTAGTCAAAGCGGGTTTCCCCTTAAATGTGGAAGCGAACTATGCCACGTATGAAATTCCCTGTGGTGCTATCCAACGCCCAACTCGCCCCCAAACTCCCGCCGAACAAGCCAAATGGGAAGTTTCAGCTTTGCATTGGGCAGACATTGGGGATACAGAATACGGCGTTAGTTTACTCAACGATTGTAAATACGGCTACGATGCCCAAGCCAGTCAATTACGCCTGACGTTACTTCGCAGTCCTTGTTGGCCTGATTCTGAAGCCGACCGAGGTATCCATCAATTCACTTATGTTCTCTACCCTCACAACGGCAGTTGGCAGTCAGCCGGTACGGTTCAACGAGGCTATGAGCTAAATATACCGCTGATAGTGCTCAATAACTCTCCTGTAGAGATATGTAGCCATAAACCTCTACAACCGATGGGTCAATTGTTAGATTTGCAAGCTCCCAATCTTGTCTTGATGGCTTTTAAGCAATCAGAAGACGCCTCTGGGCAATGGATTATCCGCTGTTATGAATGTGAAGGCGCATCAGCCGATTTATCGCTCAAGAGTGATTTAGATTTAGCGATCGCACATTCTGTTGATTTATTAGAACGACCTATCCAGACTTGTGAACCTTTGTCAAGTGAACAAACTTTTAAAATTGCTCCCTGGAAAATCGCCACGTTTGCCTTAATGCCTACCTCAAATCACCACGTCGGGTGAGACAACTGGATGAAGTGCGTCCATCGAGTAGAAACCTAGGATGTAAGTAACAGAAGAACCTCGTTGAAACAGCGATTCGCAGGTATCTATGAAACTTACAGTTGTCGCCTCATCTACCCTTTTCTCACTCATCCCGATTTCAACAACCTTGGCAGCGATCGCATTTCTTGCCCCAAGTCCTGCGGCTGCACAAACTTCCGGTTATGCTCAAAGCGACTGCGTCCGGCAGACGATGTACGATTATTTTGGCAACATTCGACCTGGCATGAATGCCGAGGCTGCCGCTTTTGCTTGTCGTAGCGCCAAGTTTGACAACGGTGTGAGCGAGTGTGTC of the Allocoleopsis franciscana PCC 7113 genome contains:
- a CDS encoding YdcF family protein, with the translated sequence MRLIQRKEVWLPTIQGWLFILVFTLTLILFVANHIHSFLAPNFPIKADVLVVEGWMEDYAIKSAMQEFKRGGYQKLITTGTLLEQGHYLSQYKTTAEVSAATLIALGFPPDQLVAVPAPNVVRNRTAASAVALREWISQSNLKIKSMNLCSSDVHARRSWLMFKQALAPKIQVGVISIDSDSYNPKQWWIYSAGVRSIISETIAYLYARFVSWNA
- the dprA gene encoding DNA-processing protein DprA, whose protein sequence is MEERTYWLAWAQVKGVGPVLLRRLQQHFGTLAEAWSANATQLQQVEGFGYQLAGTVVTARSQINPEQLLEQHTAKNPQFWTPADADYPRLLLEIPSAPPVLYYRGQVQSQENQGIKPMVGIVGTREPTEYGKRWTRKMSTALARHGFTVVSGMAAGIDTEAHGGCLQAGGRTWAILGTGVDMIYPPRNRNLYEQIQQQGLVLSEYPAGTQPNRAHFPQRNRIIAGLCRAVLVMEAPTKSGALITAYQANEFCRDVYVLPGRLDDEQSKGCLGLLSRGAHVILNEGHLLEMLGAIPELDSPTQLPLFAQELSQPAPQLEPELAKVLQTLTPEPAPFDSIVQQAGLEAGSVSSALLQLELMGLASQLPGMRYRRS
- a CDS encoding alpha-mannosidase — encoded protein: MTDPATSSERGHEINQAITQLRALTQVNVQLHWRCCPQDLPVAMATHPEQWNDWSMAELNPKEYIVWSAGRQVMWLGQLFVIPQTLQGYPLAGLALRLALTWWAEAAQIFINGQLVQQGDLFDSSARVMLSEAVVPGEKISVALRLVSPGHDIGALMGSCCVYESIDSIEPGFVADELAVLQNYLDAFEPEKIEIFAAALVEINWEVVSQKQEFDGSLSTLRQNLQSQIPNPKSKIHLLGHAHLDLAWLWPVSETWEVAQRTFESVLKLQQEFPDLTFCHSTPALYAWIEQHRPDLFAAIKQQIAQGRWEVVGGMWVEPELNLINGESIVRQILYAQRYVQEKFGQLTTVAWVPDSFGFCWQLPQILKQGGIEYFVTQKLHWNDTTKFPYGVFWWRSPDGSQIFSLMSPPNTVGVMDTNPLTMASYAINWETQTHLKDAFWLPGVGDHGGGPTRDMLQVAKRSLASPFFPRLEFTTAHAYLQQIRTQLETVGAGLADKPVEDSITSPQNPPDSAVQESISPSPDPIPVWNDELYLEFHRGCYTTHADQKRWNRRCEGLLYQAELFASLATLSTNTDYPKTELEDAWKKVLFNQFHDILPGTSIPEVFVEANTAWQEVEQVGLKVVEQSLRGIASQIALPLPPQPNAQPIIVFNPLNWQHSELVAVSLPGTGDWGQQQVNRQNSNPQSSAESTEASWEIYDLSGQKLPSQLTEESTLLFLAKDIPSIGYRVFWLCPIPIPHSPFPIPHSPDNFVLENEWLRVVVDPNTGDLSSVFDKIQQREVLSGAGNQLQAFQDSGQYWDAWNIDPNYAQHPLPPTQLKSIQWMERGELRSRLRVVRQLGQSQFCQDYILDTESPLLKIATTVDWQERHVLVKAGFPLNVEANYATYEIPCGAIQRPTRPQTPAEQAKWEVSALHWADIGDTEYGVSLLNDCKYGYDAQASQLRLTLLRSPCWPDSEADRGIHQFTYVLYPHNGSWQSAGTVQRGYELNIPLIVLNNSPVEICSHKPLQPMGQLLDLQAPNLVLMAFKQSEDASGQWIIRCYECEGASADLSLKSDLDLAIAHSVDLLERPIQTCEPLSSEQTFKIAPWKIATFALMPTSNHHVG